ATGCCCGGATCTACTTTATTCGCATTCTCACGAATATAGGTCAGTGTCTTATCAATCTCTTCCTGGCGCTTTTCCTTGTCCGCCAGTTGCTGTTTTACTGCTGAAAGCTTTTCGTTAATGGCTGGGTCCACACCCACTTCAATCCTGGTGGGAACGTTGGCGGGGGACCCGGCGATGATGGCATGGACAAGGGTGGCTGCCCGGCAGACGCCCCCTATGATATGTCCCTTCCGCATTCCTTTTTCACCAACAGTTATTGAATTTCCGGCGGTGATGTCGCTTTTCATGGCAACCTCGCGAATCATAACGTCCTGGCCGGCATGAATTAAGGCATGTTCCGCAAATTGAGCTGAAATCGAGCCCTGAGCACGGACGTGAGCGATGTCCGTATTCAGTTCCCCCCTGTCATTTCTTACCTCTTTCTGGCCTATTATGCCCCCTTTTATCTCGATGTTTCCTCCAGCCTCGACCTTTGCCGACTCTACCACGCCACCGATGATGATATCCCCTGTGGCGGTCACTTCCATGCCGGCTTTTACGTCACCGGAAATATCGATGGCGCCGGTAAAATGCAGGTTGCCCGAGGACAGGTCTACTGTTTTGACCTTGAGCACAGGTTCGACGATGATACCACGATCTATCAGGACCGGCAGCCCTGAAATGGCAGCCAGGAGGAGATCGCTGTCATCGGGGGCAGGCGCCGTGCCGCTGAGGTTTGGCGCAAAGGCTATGTCGATGCCGTCGCTAGCGGGCAGTAGTGCCCCCTGAAGATTCTCACCGGGAACTCCTTTGGTCGGTGAAGTCCGCCGCAGCAACGGATCCCCGGGTTTGACACTTATGATGCCTCCAATATTGCGGTAATCCACATTGCCCTCTTCGTCCGCCAATGGACACCGCTCCCTCATCTCAGGAATGAGGCTGATAAACTGTGAATCCTCTCCCGGTTGTGGTGGACGGCCTGCCGCAACCATTCTCTTGATAACTTCACCCTCGTGAACGGCTTTTTCTATCTCGTCATGGAGGATGCCGGTGATCACTCCCGCTCCAGTGAGGGCCTGGACAACCTCATCCGAAGTGACCGACGTGCCCCCTTCGCCCGGTACAATGGTGACATAAGCCGACATCATATCCGGGTCAACAATCACTGTCATTGCACCGCCCCGGGCTTTTTCTAGCGATCCTGCTGTTTCTTTTTCATCCGTCATCGCAGCTGCCCCTGTTCCAGTCGGTTTTTCTTTATTATATATGAGAAATATCGGCACGGAGTGGCATTTTCTTAAATCTTTGCAGTCAATCAGAGCACAGATTTTCCCTCGGTTAAGAGTACTTTACGTGTGCCATTTGGCAGAATTGCTGTCAGGGTTGGTTTATAAAAGACGTAATCCTCATGGAACGGGGTACTTACGGTGCCGCCGAAACCGGAATTGTCACCAAGGGCGATGTGGATGGTGCCCAGTATTTTCTCTGCTTCCAAAATGTTATCCGGTCGTTTGGCCCTGTCATTGGTGCCGATTCCCAGTTCGGCAATGTTGCGATTATTGACGCTTTCGGCGAATTTCTTCTCCAGTTGTTTCCGGTGCGCATCTTCGCCTTCAATATCCACCACCTTCCCCCCTTTTACTGTCAGGACAAGTGGAGTGTCAAGTTTACGCGTCGGAGCATATTCAAGAACCATCTGCCCCTCCGACATGCCTTCCACCGGTGCCAGGTAAACCTCCCCGGCCGGCAGGTTGCCGAAACTTCCCGGAGTCGTCAAAAGTCCGTCGTCTCCCTCAGCCGTACGTCCTTCTTTTCCCATCAGCATTCTGGTGCCGTTCGGTGTCGTAACCTCAAGGGTTGAAGCGAGATTGACTGCTGCGGCAAGTCGCCTGGTCCTCTCGGCGAGTGCAGGCCAATCAACCTGCATTGATGTAAGGAACATCTCTGGGTCGAAATGGGGGAGGCTGGCAAATCTGGCGCCAGCAGCAGTGGCTAACGAACGGAAACGGGTGTGACTGGTTGAATTGTTGGCCAGGGCGATGATTATTTCTGTGACGGCATCTTTTCCGGCGATAACGGTCTGTTTTGCCAGGTCCAGATCTTCAACTGAGGCTGTCTTGGATAAAAGTCTCTGCAGTATGCCTGCTACGGCTAACCTGTTGACGGTGTTGTCCCCCAGTGCCGCTCGCCAGACTTCTTGTGGTGGCTCGGCCCCAGAGGCCGCAGTTGCCGGAAAGGAGATGAAGGTTGTGTTGCCGTAGGTTTTCTTTGCGAAGGCAGCAGCTGCGGCAGCCGTTTCAAGAAGACGCTTGCGGCGGTCTGCATCGTCTGCGGAGGGCTGTTCTTCGGGCCTGATCATGTCGCTGAAGACAAGGATTCTTTCACCTGCTTTGATGCCCATATTTATGGTGAAAAGCGATGCGAAGGCTGCAGTATACATGACCGGTTCTCCCTTACAGCTTTATTTGTGCAAAAAAGTGCTGCTGTTAACTATATAACAGAGCCTCTTTCGGCTGGCAACCATTTGCAGAACCCGCCTAAAGCAGTGATTTTTCCCTTGATTACCCAGCCTTGTTGTGCTAATTATTTGCATACTGTATACAATGATTGGTTGTATATTTATTTAGTAAATACAGGTAGATAAACGCTTTACCAGGTATAATTTAACGGGTTTTTGTGGAGGCTGATGTGGCACAGGTGGTTTTTTCCAGCTGGGGTAGAAATATTATTGATAATCGCAGCGGAGGCGAGGCTAAGGATGCCCAGTTCCGGTTGCCGGTCACCTATGACGGGGAGCGTCCGCTGGCTGCATTCATGGGCTGGGATGGTCTCATCGTCTTCGACAGGAGTGTGGATGTACCAGCCATGGCAGCGGAATATATGCGGCGCGTACAGACCCTTTACTGTTGCGGTAAGTGCACCCCCGGCAAAAAGGGTACAAAAGTGCTTATGGACACCCTGGCTGCCATTCTCGGCGGAAATGCAACCGAGGCGGACCTGGACACCATAGAAGATCTGACGAAGCTCCTGGAAAACTGCAAGTGTACGCTTTGCCAGAGTTCCACAGTGCCGGTCCTGGACGCGGTAAAAAACTTCCGCAATGATTTCCTTGCCTATATCAATGGCGGCAAGAAAACTTCCGGAGATTTCCGTTATATCGAGAAGTATACGGCCCCCTGTCAGGATAAGTGTCCTGCCCACATCGACATACCTGCCTATATCGAAGCGATCAAGGAATATTATTACGATCATTCCCTTGGCACTATCCGTGACAGCATGCCGCTCCCCTCGGTCTGTGGCCGTGTCTGCCCACATCCCTGCGAGACAGCATGCCGGCGTAAGAACGTGGATGAACCGATCAGCATCATGGTGCTGAAGAGAACGGCCTCCGATTACGAGTGGAAGCACAAGTTCGAGCCTCCCATGCAGCCAAAACCTCGCAAGGGGAAAACCATCGCCGTCGTCGGCGCAGGCCCTGCCGGCCTGGCCGCAGCATATTATCTGGCACTTGAAGGTTATCCCGTAACCATTTATGAAGCGCTTCCCGAAGGTTTCGGCGGCGGGATGGTTGCCGTCGGCATCCCTCCGTATCGGCAGCCGCGCCATCTGTTGCAGCGGGACATCGACATCATCTCCTCCATGGGAGTCGAGATGATATACAATACCCGCATCGGTAAGGATATTTCCCTTGAGGACCTGAAGAAGAAATACGATGCCGTCTTCCTGGCTCCCGGCGCCCATCGCTCCAAGCCGATGGGAGTGGAAGGCGAAGACAAAGGATACAAGGGCTTCCTTAAAGGCGGAATCGATTTTCTCCGCGAGGCATACATGGGTAAGCCTACCGGTATGGGGAAAAAGGTGGTTGTTGTCGGCGGCGGTAACACTGCCATTGACTGCGTTCGCGTCGCCCTTCGCGAAGGCGCCGAAGTATCGACACTCCTCTATCGTCGTTCCCGTAAAGAAATGCCTGCCGACGTTTGGGAGGTGGACGGTGCCGACGAAGAAGGGGTCAAATTCGAATTTCAGGTTCTTCCTACCAGGATTATCGTTGACGGTAATGACCAGATAACCGGTGTCGAATGCGTACGTATGGCCCTTGGCGAGCCGGACGCCTCCGGACGCCGCCGTCCTGAACCCATGGCCGGCAGTGAGTTTGTCGTCGAATGCGACACGGTCATCCCGGCCATCGGCCAGGATCCCGATCTCAGCTTCATCCCGGCAGACATGGGGATCGACATTACCAAGTGGAATACCATCATTACCAAGTATGTCCCTTACAAAGATGCGGCCGGCAAGGATCTGAAAGACGGCATGGGCAACTACCAGTCAAGGACCCTGATCACCGATTGTAACGGAGTCTTTGCCGGTGGTGATGCTGAAATCGGACCGCTTACTGTCGTCGCCTGCATCGGCAGCGGCCATCGTGCGGCCAAGGTGATGCAGCGCTGGCTGGAGGAAGGAAAGGCGTACCTGACCGATGACGAGTACATGGAAGACATTCTCAACTACATGGGCGTCTACGACAAAAATGAAAATGTTTCCTGTCTTGATTCTGCGGCCAGGGCTCACCAGGGTGAGGTTCACGGCAAGGAGCGCGCCAGCTACAAGAACTACTGCGAGGTGGAGCTAGGCTTCACCGACAGCCAAGCGGTGAAGGAGGCGCAGAGGTGTTTGCGCTGCTACCGCGTCGCCATGGTTGCGGTATAGGGGAAGGTCACTTTTCCGCCCTGGCTGTGTAAGTCTTCGCGATTGCTTGTGCGGCGTACCTTCCGGTACGCCTCCGCGCACTCCCTTGACAGCCTTGCCAGAACGAAAAATTGTCCTTCCCGGTAAAGTATTAGCTATAAACAAAGACCTGAAAAAAATCTGAGGTAAAGATAACATGGTTAACCTGATAATCGACGGCAAGAATGTAACGGTGGCCAAGGGGGCAACGATCCTTGAAGCTGCGGCGACAGTGGGCATCAAGATCCCGACCCTCTGCTGGCTGCAGAAGGTTTCTCCTACCGGCGCCTGCCGCGTCTGCGCGGTTGAGGTCGAAGGGGTCGAGCGGACCATGACGGCCTGCAACACGCCCGTCAAGGAAGGCATAAACGTTACCACCCAGTCCGAGAGGCTTTCTGCCATCCGCCGTAAGGTCATGGAGCTGATGCTGGTTAATCATCCGCTGGATTGCCCCGTCTGCGATGCCGGAGGGGAATGTGACCTTCAGGATGCCTGCTACGGACTGGATGTGGCGAAGCAGGAATACTCCGCCCTTCTGGAAAGACGCAAGATCCGTTACGACTGGCCGTTGATCGAAAGCGATCCCAATCGTTGCATTCTCTGTGAGAAATGCGTCAAGGTCGATCATGAGATTGTCGGCTGTGATGCCATTGCCGTTGTCAATCGCGGTGAAGCGACCATTATCGATACCGTGGATGGCAAGCCGCTCAACTGTGAATTCTGTGGTAACTGCGTTGCCGCCTGTCCTACCGGAACTCTCATCAGCAAGCCATTCAAATTCAGAGGCCGCCCCTGGTCATTCAACGTGACCAAGAGCGTCTGTGCCTTCTGCAGCAATGGTTGCCAGATCGAATACCACTCCAGGAACGGTCGTGTTGCCCGCGTTACCAGCGACGACAGCACCTTTAACAATGGAAATCTCTGCATCAACGGCCGTTTCGGTTACAGCTACCTCAATTCCGCCGATCGTTTGACCGTCCCACTGGTGGCAGAGGGAGGAAGACAGATCGCTGCCGACTGGAACCGAGCCATGGCTTTTGCTGCCGAGAAGCTGCAGGCGATAATCAAGACTTCGGGCGCCGATGCGGTAGCAGGCATCGCTTCGCCCCGTGTAACCAATGAAGAAAACTTCCTTTTCCAGAAATTCATACGCACTGCAGTCGGTACCAGCAATATCGATTCCGAGGCGAGGTTCGGCTATGCTGCGGCGCAGAGCGTGCTCAGGGAAAAACTGGGGCTGACGGGCGCCAGCGCAACCATCGACAAGATAGATAATGCCGGCGCAGTTCTGGTCTTCGGGAGTGACCTCAATGCTGAGGCAACCGGTGCCGAGTACCGGGTCATCAAGGCTGCTTTTAAAAACGACGCCAAACTGGTGGTCGCCAACATGCGCCGGGTGAAGCTAAGGAAATATGCGAACAGCATGCTGCAGTATCGGCCCGACAGCGAGCTGGCGCTGATCAACGGCCTGATGAAGGCTATCATCGATGGCGGTCTTGAAGATAAAGGATTCGTCCAGGGAAAGGTGGCCAATTTTGAGGCACTGAAATCTTCTCTTGCCTCCCTGTCTTTGTCCGAGCTGGCAGCAGCGGCCGGTGTCGGCGAGGGTGAACTGCGTGAGGCCGCTGCCCTCATCTGCGGCAAGAAAAGTGTCGCCATTCTTTTCGGTGCAGACCTCATGCGCAGCAAAGGTGCTGCAGAAAAGGTCGCAGCCCTTGCCGACCTGGCGCTGCTCGTCGGTTGTATCGGCAAGGAGACCGGAGGTTTATTTCCTGTCGATGCCAAGAATAATACCCAGGGAATGCTGGATGTGGGTGCAGCTCCGACCCATTTGCCCGGCTATCAGCCACCCACTGCCAAAGGCAAAGATTTCTGGCAGATTTTGGATGGTATCGAACAGGGCATTATTAAAGCCCTTTACGTGATAGGTAGCGACCTGACCACCTATCCCGACAATAACCGCATCAAAAAAGCACTGGCCAAGCTGGAGCTTCTCATAGTTCAGGATGTTCTTGCCAGCGAAACCTCAGCGATGGCCCATGTGGTCTTCCCTGCTTCAGCTGCTGCCGAGAAAAGCGGTTCCTTTACCACGACCGACAACAGGCTGCAGCTTCTTGGCAAGGCTGTCGATGCAACTGGCGATGCCCGGGAAGATTGGGATATCATCGGTGAGCTTTACAACCGTCTCACCCATGCAGGTCACGCGCACCTCCCGGCGGAGCTGTTGGAGGAATTCAAAAGCCTTACGCCCCTTTATGCCAAGGAAGTACCAGCCATTGAGGGTCGCGGCATCGCCATCAACACCAAGGCATTCGAGCTGAAGCAGAATCTGGCATTTTCCGGGGCTGTTTCGTATAAATCTGCCGCTCAGTCCCAGTTCAATCTGCTGGTCGGTCCCATCGGCTACCATAACGGCACCACCACCACCCGGTCAGAGAATAACCTCAGTGTTTCAGCTGAAGGATACATCGAAATATTTGCCGGCGACGCAGCCAAGGTTGGCGTTGCTGACGGGGCAGCCCTTAAAATAAGCTCCCCAGCCGGTACCATCACAGGCAAGGCCAAGGTAAGCGACAAACTGCAGGCCGGGTTGCTTTTTGCTCCGTCCCACTTCCGCGACCTCAATGCCAACTCTCTTCTCCAGGGCAGTGTAAATATCGTCGGCGTAACGGTGGAAAAGGCTTAAGAGAGCAACTTAAAAACAAACTCAAAGCCCCTGTGCACTTTTGCCAGGGGCTTTTTCTATACTGATAAAGGCTTTTTATGGGTAGCAGATCGAAAAGAGCTGAGCGTTGCCAAAACTGTAGAATGCATCTGCATCTGTGCATTTGCGACCTTATTCCGATCTACGACCTGGCGACCCGACTTGTCCTCGTCATGCATCACAGGGAATTTACCAAAACAACGGCAACCGGTCCCCTTGCGCTTAGAGTGCTAAAGAACAGTGAACTGCGCATTCATGGCCACCTGGAACAGCCCCTTGACTGCAGTGACCTGATCCATCCTGAGCGGCGAACCCTGCTCCTCTATCCGGGGGAAGAAGTCCCGGTTCTTGACCAAAAACTGCTGGATAAGGATCCTCGTCCGATAACACTGGTGGTGCCGGACGGCAACTGGCGGCAGGCCTCTCGCATGGGTCGCAGGCTGCCGGGGCTGGAAAATGTCGAGATGGTCCGACTTCCTGCGGGGCCACCGAGCGAGTGGGGAATCCGCCGTGAACATCACGAGGACGGGCTGGCCACCTTTGAAGCGATCGCCAGGGCCATGGGTATAATCGAAGGTCCG
This region of Geotalea daltonii FRC-32 genomic DNA includes:
- a CDS encoding dihydropyrimidine dehydrogenase subunit A, encoding MAQVVFSSWGRNIIDNRSGGEAKDAQFRLPVTYDGERPLAAFMGWDGLIVFDRSVDVPAMAAEYMRRVQTLYCCGKCTPGKKGTKVLMDTLAAILGGNATEADLDTIEDLTKLLENCKCTLCQSSTVPVLDAVKNFRNDFLAYINGGKKTSGDFRYIEKYTAPCQDKCPAHIDIPAYIEAIKEYYYDHSLGTIRDSMPLPSVCGRVCPHPCETACRRKNVDEPISIMVLKRTASDYEWKHKFEPPMQPKPRKGKTIAVVGAGPAGLAAAYYLALEGYPVTIYEALPEGFGGGMVAVGIPPYRQPRHLLQRDIDIISSMGVEMIYNTRIGKDISLEDLKKKYDAVFLAPGAHRSKPMGVEGEDKGYKGFLKGGIDFLREAYMGKPTGMGKKVVVVGGGNTAIDCVRVALREGAEVSTLLYRRSRKEMPADVWEVDGADEEGVKFEFQVLPTRIIVDGNDQITGVECVRMALGEPDASGRRRPEPMAGSEFVVECDTVIPAIGQDPDLSFIPADMGIDITKWNTIITKYVPYKDAAGKDLKDGMGNYQSRTLITDCNGVFAGGDAEIGPLTVVACIGSGHRAAKVMQRWLEEGKAYLTDDEYMEDILNYMGVYDKNENVSCLDSAARAHQGEVHGKERASYKNYCEVELGFTDSQAVKEAQRCLRCYRVAMVAV
- a CDS encoding DUF342 domain-containing protein translates to MTVIVDPDMMSAYVTIVPGEGGTSVTSDEVVQALTGAGVITGILHDEIEKAVHEGEVIKRMVAAGRPPQPGEDSQFISLIPEMRERCPLADEEGNVDYRNIGGIISVKPGDPLLRRTSPTKGVPGENLQGALLPASDGIDIAFAPNLSGTAPAPDDSDLLLAAISGLPVLIDRGIIVEPVLKVKTVDLSSGNLHFTGAIDISGDVKAGMEVTATGDIIIGGVVESAKVEAGGNIEIKGGIIGQKEVRNDRGELNTDIAHVRAQGSISAQFAEHALIHAGQDVMIREVAMKSDITAGNSITVGEKGMRKGHIIGGVCRAATLVHAIIAGSPANVPTRIEVGVDPAINEKLSAVKQQLADKEKRQEEIDKTLTYIRENANKVDPGMAALKEKVHSLLQSEIAELNRQKKRLQKRLELVNNAKVEVDSSVYFGVQIMVGDKMLTIEDDLQSKTFSRGEDGIVY
- a CDS encoding aminopeptidase, coding for MYTAAFASLFTINMGIKAGERILVFSDMIRPEEQPSADDADRRKRLLETAAAAAAFAKKTYGNTTFISFPATAASGAEPPQEVWRAALGDNTVNRLAVAGILQRLLSKTASVEDLDLAKQTVIAGKDAVTEIIIALANNSTSHTRFRSLATAAGARFASLPHFDPEMFLTSMQVDWPALAERTRRLAAAVNLASTLEVTTPNGTRMLMGKEGRTAEGDDGLLTTPGSFGNLPAGEVYLAPVEGMSEGQMVLEYAPTRKLDTPLVLTVKGGKVVDIEGEDAHRKQLEKKFAESVNNRNIAELGIGTNDRAKRPDNILEAEKILGTIHIALGDNSGFGGTVSTPFHEDYVFYKPTLTAILPNGTRKVLLTEGKSVL
- a CDS encoding molybdopterin-dependent oxidoreductase — its product is MVNLIIDGKNVTVAKGATILEAAATVGIKIPTLCWLQKVSPTGACRVCAVEVEGVERTMTACNTPVKEGINVTTQSERLSAIRRKVMELMLVNHPLDCPVCDAGGECDLQDACYGLDVAKQEYSALLERRKIRYDWPLIESDPNRCILCEKCVKVDHEIVGCDAIAVVNRGEATIIDTVDGKPLNCEFCGNCVAACPTGTLISKPFKFRGRPWSFNVTKSVCAFCSNGCQIEYHSRNGRVARVTSDDSTFNNGNLCINGRFGYSYLNSADRLTVPLVAEGGRQIAADWNRAMAFAAEKLQAIIKTSGADAVAGIASPRVTNEENFLFQKFIRTAVGTSNIDSEARFGYAAAQSVLREKLGLTGASATIDKIDNAGAVLVFGSDLNAEATGAEYRVIKAAFKNDAKLVVANMRRVKLRKYANSMLQYRPDSELALINGLMKAIIDGGLEDKGFVQGKVANFEALKSSLASLSLSELAAAAGVGEGELREAAALICGKKSVAILFGADLMRSKGAAEKVAALADLALLVGCIGKETGGLFPVDAKNNTQGMLDVGAAPTHLPGYQPPTAKGKDFWQILDGIEQGIIKALYVIGSDLTTYPDNNRIKKALAKLELLIVQDVLASETSAMAHVVFPASAAAEKSGSFTTTDNRLQLLGKAVDATGDAREDWDIIGELYNRLTHAGHAHLPAELLEEFKSLTPLYAKEVPAIEGRGIAINTKAFELKQNLAFSGAVSYKSAAQSQFNLLVGPIGYHNGTTTTRSENNLSVSAEGYIEIFAGDAAKVGVADGAALKISSPAGTITGKAKVSDKLQAGLLFAPSHFRDLNANSLLQGSVNIVGVTVEKA
- a CDS encoding tRNA-uridine aminocarboxypropyltransferase, whose amino-acid sequence is MGSRSKRAERCQNCRMHLHLCICDLIPIYDLATRLVLVMHHREFTKTTATGPLALRVLKNSELRIHGHLEQPLDCSDLIHPERRTLLLYPGEEVPVLDQKLLDKDPRPITLVVPDGNWRQASRMGRRLPGLENVEMVRLPAGPPSEWGIRREHHEDGLATFEAIARAMGIIEGPVVQKGMEELFRQMVHRTLVAKGATPGINLPGEGRGIDEVYHQ